The following proteins are encoded in a genomic region of Arcobacter suis CECT 7833:
- a CDS encoding lipid A deacylase LpxR family protein, which translates to MKLFSKVIFASSLALNLNAQVFSVFLENDVINGEDKHYTNGTYFTYLSNNDTNDSSKYNNCFLDFISKIPTFNNDTKYQTLGMTYSHYAFTPNDLDKKEKIVGDLPYAGVATLDFILYKWNEDFFHQYVVTLGAVGPSTNTDSFQKSFHDVIGSKDPKGWDNQLEDDFLYNFSYSYGYRAFKHEFSYGKMDLVNTFRADVGNYNRALMASSMIRYGNNFPNNFNSVGKFIGVNENKLLNLDSKTNKDLGWSLSYGLGYSYTDYFYVTNHDKSYELDEQKDSLVHVISWDTYLDRFVLSLSVKTAKVNLSNNYNERETWGGVNIAYLF; encoded by the coding sequence ATGAAATTATTTTCAAAAGTTATTTTTGCTTCTTCATTAGCTTTAAATCTAAATGCACAAGTTTTTTCAGTTTTTCTGGAAAATGATGTAATAAATGGAGAAGATAAGCACTATACAAATGGAACATATTTTACATATTTAAGTAATAATGATACAAATGATTCTTCAAAATATAATAATTGTTTCCTTGATTTTATCTCTAAAATTCCTACTTTTAACAATGATACAAAATACCAAACATTAGGAATGACTTATTCTCACTACGCTTTTACTCCAAATGATTTAGATAAAAAAGAAAAAATTGTAGGTGATTTACCTTATGCTGGAGTTGCAACCCTTGATTTTATTTTATATAAATGGAACGAAGACTTTTTTCATCAATATGTAGTTACTTTAGGTGCAGTTGGACCAAGTACAAATACTGATTCTTTTCAAAAATCTTTCCATGATGTAATAGGAAGTAAAGATCCTAAAGGTTGGGATAATCAATTAGAAGATGATTTTTTATATAATTTTTCATACTCTTATGGTTATAGAGCATTTAAACATGAGTTTTCTTATGGAAAAATGGATTTAGTAAATACATTTAGAGCTGATGTTGGAAATTACAATAGAGCTTTAATGGCTAGTTCAATGATTAGATATGGAAACAACTTTCCAAATAACTTTAATAGTGTAGGAAAATTCATAGGTGTAAATGAAAATAAACTTTTAAATCTTGATTCTAAAACTAATAAAGATTTAGGTTGGTCATTATCTTATGGTTTAGGTTATTCTTACACGGATTATTTTTATGTAACTAACCATGATAAATCTTATGAATTAGATGAACAAAAAGATAGTTTAGTTCATGTTATTTCTTGGGATACTTATCTTGATAGATTTGTTTTATCACTTAGTGTTAAAACTGCAAAAGTTAATTTATCAAATAATTACAATGAAAGAGAAACTTGGGGTGGAGTAAATATTGCTTACTTATTTTAA
- a CDS encoding ribonuclease HI: MKKIKLFTDSSVNPQEKIGFGSFLILEEKKISFEDMKKDIKIKRFENTSSTKLELQTFLWALDEINDKNIIIEVYTDCQNIIGLQDRREKLEKNNFYSSSGKLMNNHGLYKDFFEKTDELNLTFIKVKGHKKNSLKDEIDTIFNLVDKASRSALRENVLT, encoded by the coding sequence ATGAAAAAAATAAAACTATTCACTGATTCAAGTGTAAATCCCCAAGAAAAAATTGGTTTTGGAAGCTTTTTGATTTTAGAAGAAAAAAAAATATCTTTTGAAGATATGAAAAAAGATATAAAAATAAAAAGATTTGAAAATACATCTTCAACAAAACTTGAACTTCAAACTTTTCTTTGGGCGTTAGATGAAATAAATGATAAAAATATAATTATAGAAGTTTATACAGATTGCCAAAATATTATCGGTTTACAAGATAGAAGAGAAAAATTAGAGAAAAATAATTTTTATTCGTCATCTGGAAAACTTATGAATAATCACGGGTTATATAAAGATTTTTTTGAAAAAACAGATGAATTAAATTTAACTTTTATAAAAGTAAAAGGGCATAAAAAGAATAGTTTAAAAGATGAAATTGATACTATTTTTAATCTTGTGGATAAGGCTTCACGGAGTGCTTTGCGAGAAAATGTGCTTACTTAA
- the radA gene encoding DNA repair protein RadA: MAKKKISLFECQHCGEQSTKWLGKCPNCGSWDSFIELNQEQQEVLKHSSKIINTTSKARPITEIEQDDVARFSSFNDEFDLVLGGGIVPGSLTLIGGSPGVGKSTLLLKVAGSISKSGKKVLYVSGEESAGQIKLRANRLDANHNDLFLLSEIKLEEIQDELLRQNYEVVIIDSIQTIYSSNLTSAPGSVSQVREITFELMRKAKESNIAMFIIGHITKDGSIAGPRVLEHMVDTVLYFEGEASRELRMLRGFKNRFGSTSEIGIFEMTAEGLISAKDIASKFFDKSKAQSGSALTVVMEGSRAIILEVQALVTESTYPNPKRSATGFDANRLTMLLALLEKKIDLPLNNYDVFINISGGIKIKESSADLAVIAAIISSYRDRPISKESAFIGEVSLTGEIKDVYSIDLRLKEAQAQGMKKAVIAQKTNLKLDIKTYAVDEVSKMIELF; the protein is encoded by the coding sequence ATGGCAAAAAAGAAAATATCACTTTTTGAGTGTCAACATTGTGGAGAACAATCTACAAAATGGCTAGGAAAGTGTCCAAATTGTGGTTCATGGGATTCATTTATAGAATTAAATCAAGAACAACAAGAGGTTTTAAAACACTCATCAAAAATTATAAATACAACATCAAAAGCTCGACCAATTACTGAAATCGAACAAGATGATGTAGCAAGATTTTCCTCTTTTAATGATGAATTTGATTTAGTTTTAGGTGGGGGAATAGTTCCTGGAAGCCTTACTTTAATTGGTGGAAGTCCAGGTGTTGGAAAATCTACACTTTTATTAAAAGTTGCTGGAAGTATCTCAAAATCGGGGAAAAAAGTTTTATACGTTTCAGGCGAAGAAAGTGCTGGGCAAATAAAACTGCGAGCAAATAGACTTGATGCAAACCATAATGACTTATTTTTATTAAGTGAAATAAAACTTGAAGAGATTCAAGATGAACTTTTAAGACAAAATTATGAAGTTGTAATTATTGACTCAATTCAAACTATTTATTCATCAAATCTTACATCAGCTCCGGGAAGTGTTTCACAAGTGAGAGAAATCACTTTTGAACTAATGAGAAAAGCAAAAGAGTCAAATATTGCTATGTTTATAATCGGTCACATTACAAAAGATGGAAGTATTGCAGGTCCTAGAGTTCTTGAACACATGGTTGATACGGTTTTATATTTTGAAGGAGAAGCAAGTCGTGAACTGAGAATGCTTAGAGGTTTTAAAAATAGATTTGGAAGTACCAGTGAAATTGGTATTTTTGAAATGACGGCAGAAGGATTAATAAGTGCAAAAGATATCGCTTCAAAGTTTTTTGATAAATCAAAAGCCCAAAGTGGTTCAGCTCTTACAGTTGTTATGGAGGGAAGCCGTGCTATAATTTTGGAAGTTCAAGCACTTGTAACTGAAAGCACTTACCCAAACCCAAAAAGAAGTGCCACAGGTTTTGATGCAAATAGACTTACTATGCTTTTAGCTTTACTTGAAAAAAAGATTGATTTACCACTAAATAACTATGATGTTTTTATAAACATAAGTGGTGGAATAAAAATCAAAGAAAGTAGTGCAGATTTAGCTGTGATTGCAGCGATAATATCTTCTTATAGAGATAGACCTATTTCAAAAGAGTCAGCATTTATTGGAGAAGTTTCACTAACTGGTGAAATAAAAGATGTTTATTCTATTGATTTGCGACTAAAAGAAGCACAAGCACAAGGTATGAAAAAAGCAGTAATTGCTCAAAAAACAAATTTGAAACTTGATATAAAAACTTATGCAGTTGATGAAGTTTCTAAAATGATAGAACTATTTTAA
- the ybeY gene encoding rRNA maturation RNase YbeY, giving the protein MIDLDNGTLFEIDILSLENIANSLTEKDIELLVVKNDEIQELNKEHRNIDKATDVLSFPLEYDFVNMPLGSIVISTDFVEEKAKEYGHSFNEEFSLLFIHGILHLLGYDHEVDNGEHRTKEEELIKKFNLPDSLIVRNS; this is encoded by the coding sequence ATGATTGATTTAGATAATGGAACGCTGTTTGAAATTGATATTTTAAGTTTAGAAAATATTGCAAATTCACTTACAGAAAAAGATATTGAATTACTTGTTGTAAAAAATGATGAAATACAAGAATTAAATAAAGAACATAGAAATATAGATAAAGCAACCGATGTTTTAAGTTTTCCTCTTGAATATGACTTTGTAAATATGCCATTAGGTTCAATTGTAATTTCAACTGATTTTGTGGAAGAAAAAGCAAAAGAGTATGGGCATAGTTTTAATGAAGAGTTTTCATTGCTATTTATTCATGGAATTTTACATCTTTTAGGATATGACCATGAAGTTGATAATGGAGAACACAGAACTAAAGAAGAAGAATTGATAAAAAAATTTAATTTGCCTGATAGTTTAATAGTTAGAAATTCGTAA
- a CDS encoding Fur family transcriptional regulator, translating to MTNYTNLLKEYDLKVTPQRVAIVEELYKNGHMNIDDLYKKLLSKFPSVSLATIYKNINAMIEKVFLSEVKIPNSKSVYELVKTEHAHLVCSCCGHIEDVMLDASSILSEASKLSSFKIDSTNIVLSGLCPKCSK from the coding sequence ATGACAAATTATACAAATTTATTAAAAGAATATGATTTAAAAGTTACTCCACAAAGAGTAGCTATTGTTGAAGAACTTTACAAAAATGGTCATATGAACATCGATGATTTATACAAAAAACTATTATCTAAGTTCCCATCAGTATCATTAGCAACAATTTATAAAAATATAAATGCAATGATTGAAAAAGTTTTTCTCTCAGAGGTAAAAATTCCAAACTCAAAATCTGTTTATGAGTTAGTTAAAACAGAACATGCTCACTTAGTTTGTTCTTGTTGTGGACATATTGAAGATGTTATGTTAGATGCTTCAAGTATTTTAAGCGAAGCTTCAAAACTAAGTTCATTTAAAATTGACTCTACAAATATTGTTTTAAGTGGTCTTTGCCCTAAATGTTCAAAATAG
- a CDS encoding ferritin family protein produces MRQYETYKCNKCGNEVEVQNVGGGTLHCCGQEMEMITTNLTAVNLMKAFAGESQARNKYEFFAKIAFDEGYHKIARFFQEAAENEKYHAIAEFKAYNKLVHDIELDSTVKNIQYAADGEKYEHEEMYPNFEEIAKQEGLKEIARMFKAIGKVEVEHEKEYLELKEALISEGFLESQEEEEWVCEVCGHVHRGKKPPKECPLCRVEKEYFKKKSKDATIG; encoded by the coding sequence ATGAGACAATATGAAACTTATAAATGTAACAAATGTGGAAATGAAGTAGAAGTACAAAATGTTGGTGGTGGAACTTTACACTGCTGTGGTCAAGAAATGGAAATGATTACTACAAATTTAACAGCTGTTAATTTGATGAAAGCATTTGCAGGTGAATCTCAAGCTAGAAATAAATATGAATTTTTCGCAAAAATTGCTTTTGATGAAGGTTACCACAAAATTGCAAGATTTTTTCAAGAAGCAGCAGAGAACGAAAAATACCATGCAATTGCTGAGTTTAAAGCTTATAATAAATTAGTTCATGATATAGAATTAGATAGTACAGTTAAAAATATTCAATATGCCGCAGATGGTGAAAAGTATGAACATGAAGAGATGTATCCAAACTTTGAAGAAATAGCAAAACAAGAAGGATTAAAAGAAATAGCAAGAATGTTTAAAGCTATTGGAAAAGTTGAAGTTGAACATGAAAAAGAGTATTTAGAATTAAAAGAAGCTTTAATTTCTGAAGGATTTTTAGAATCGCAGGAAGAAGAAGAGTGGGTATGTGAAGTATGTGGACATGTTCATAGAGGTAAAAAACCACCAAAAGAGTGTCCATTATGTAGAGTTGAAAAAGAATACTTTAAGAAAAAATCTAAAGATGCAACTATTGGATAA
- a CDS encoding endonuclease/exonuclease/phosphatase family protein, whose translation MLKILFLFLLTLTLNANTFSIASYNVENFFDLNEDNNEYSEFIPNTKSNWNQNTFDLKVNNLVKVLKDIDADIIALQEIENRELMQLLVKKLPNYNYYSFIKYPDSAIGVGFLSKIKIKENKHLDVKFRTKLYRPILETTFIYENIEFKVFNNHWPSKAVGESYRVKYAKVLQERVNLLPKDYDYILVGDFNSDYNEIQTFITNQKLNNSRGITGINQILNTVIDDKFITYDDILKNEKKVHYNLWLELPANERFSSKFRNQNNTPDNILIPAALFDTKKVSYLPNSFMVFKPEYLYENNIVKRWQMTEGKFNRTHIGGGYSDHLPIYAKFSVDKNDTNILKTLEEKNEAKEESATILDLYKKEKLTENIVLEKAVVIYKNEDKAIIKKANDRAIFIYKNAKELKLGYSYNLQIHQIFDSYGLKEIKEFAILDEVEKVEDYKSLFLNGANIDIFDFKYENEIITNLKGIVKNSKLYLDNGKEIKIYSNSRNLLPKNGETITILNGQLASYRGNMQIILYSPSDFKIGF comes from the coding sequence TTGCTAAAAATTCTATTCCTATTTTTACTAACATTAACTCTCAATGCTAATACTTTTTCAATTGCTTCATATAATGTAGAAAACTTTTTTGATTTAAATGAAGATAACAATGAATATAGTGAATTTATACCAAATACAAAATCCAACTGGAATCAAAATACTTTTGATTTAAAAGTAAATAATCTTGTAAAAGTTTTAAAAGATATTGATGCTGACATCATAGCTTTACAAGAGATAGAAAATAGAGAATTGATGCAACTTTTGGTAAAAAAACTCCCAAATTATAACTATTATTCTTTTATAAAATATCCAGATTCAGCTATTGGTGTTGGATTTTTATCAAAAATAAAAATAAAAGAGAATAAACATTTAGATGTAAAATTCCGAACAAAACTTTACAGACCAATACTTGAAACTACATTTATATATGAAAATATTGAATTTAAAGTTTTTAATAATCATTGGCCATCAAAAGCTGTAGGTGAGAGTTATCGGGTAAAATATGCAAAAGTTTTACAAGAAAGAGTTAATTTACTTCCAAAAGATTATGATTATATTTTAGTAGGTGATTTTAATTCTGATTATAATGAAATCCAAACTTTTATAACAAATCAAAAACTAAATAATAGCAGAGGAATCACCGGAATAAATCAAATATTAAATACAGTTATTGATGATAAATTTATTACTTATGATGATATATTAAAAAATGAAAAAAAAGTTCATTATAATTTATGGTTAGAACTTCCAGCAAATGAAAGATTTTCAAGTAAATTTAGAAATCAAAATAATACTCCTGATAATATTTTGATTCCAGCTGCTTTATTTGATACTAAAAAAGTATCTTACCTTCCTAATTCATTTATGGTTTTTAAACCTGAATATTTATATGAAAATAATATTGTAAAAAGATGGCAAATGACTGAAGGAAAATTTAATAGAACTCATATTGGTGGTGGTTATTCAGATCATCTTCCAATTTATGCAAAATTTTCTGTTGATAAAAATGACACTAATATTCTTAAAACTTTAGAAGAAAAGAATGAAGCAAAAGAAGAATCTGCAACTATTTTAGATTTATATAAAAAAGAAAAATTAACTGAAAATATTGTTTTAGAAAAAGCTGTTGTTATTTATAAAAATGAAGATAAAGCAATAATTAAAAAAGCAAATGATAGAGCAATTTTTATTTATAAAAATGCAAAAGAGTTAAAATTAGGTTACTCTTATAATCTTCAAATTCATCAAATTTTTGATTCTTATGGATTAAAAGAGATAAAAGAGTTTGCTATTTTAGATGAAGTAGAAAAAGTTGAAGATTATAAATCTTTATTTTTGAATGGAGCAAATATCGATATTTTTGATTTTAAATATGAAAATGAAATCATTACAAATTTAAAAGGTATTGTAAAAAATTCAAAACTTTATTTAGATAATGGCAAAGAGATAAAAATATATTCAAATAGTAGAAATCTACTTCCTAAAAATGGAGAAACCATTACAATATTAAATGGACAATTAGCCTCATATAGAGGAAATATGCAAATTATTCTTTATTCACCATCAGATTTTAAAATAGGATTTTAA
- the murJ gene encoding murein biosynthesis integral membrane protein MurJ, with protein sequence MLLKSIFTNSSGILVSRVLGFIRDLLTASVLGANIYSDIFFVAFKLPNLFRSIFADGAFTQAFIPSYAKSKHKIRFSSIIFLQLFGFLIVLSLLVMAFSHLVAKAIAIGFDEKSLDLAAPLFAINFYYLPMIFVVTFMGALLQYKKHFATSAYSTALLNLAMIGSLLIAQNMEKYDITFYLSYGVLVGGFLQILVHLYAVKRLNLCKIFHFKKHEKKEESRFYKNFFSATFGSSTLHISAFIDTWLASFLMSGSISYLYYANRIFQLPLAIFAIATSIALFPMVARAIKNKNEDVALRLMKKSALILFGLLSISAFIGITFNEFIIKLLFERGEFTSTDTQNTALILTMYLIGLLPFGLAKIFSLWLYAKEQQFLTAKISMYSLSCNIVFSLILIKPYGAAGLAFAGTIGGFVLFFLTLKAFGFKKFIEMFTK encoded by the coding sequence ATGTTACTTAAATCAATTTTCACAAATAGCTCAGGAATTTTAGTTTCTAGGGTTTTAGGATTTATAAGAGACCTTTTAACAGCATCAGTTTTAGGAGCTAATATCTATTCTGATATATTTTTTGTAGCTTTTAAACTACCAAATTTATTTAGAAGTATATTTGCAGATGGTGCCTTTACCCAAGCTTTTATTCCCTCTTATGCAAAATCAAAACATAAAATTAGATTTTCTTCAATCATTTTTTTACAACTATTTGGATTTTTGATTGTTTTATCTTTGTTGGTTATGGCTTTTTCACATCTTGTGGCAAAAGCAATTGCCATTGGATTTGATGAAAAAAGTTTAGATTTAGCAGCGCCTTTATTTGCTATTAATTTTTATTATTTGCCAATGATTTTTGTGGTTACCTTTATGGGAGCATTATTACAATATAAAAAACATTTTGCAACAAGTGCATATTCAACTGCCTTATTAAATTTAGCAATGATAGGTTCTCTTTTAATCGCTCAAAATATGGAAAAATACGATATTACATTTTATCTATCTTATGGTGTTTTAGTTGGTGGTTTTTTACAAATATTAGTACATTTATATGCCGTAAAAAGATTGAATTTATGTAAAATCTTTCACTTTAAAAAACATGAAAAAAAAGAAGAAAGCAGATTTTATAAAAACTTCTTTTCGGCAACTTTTGGTTCTTCAACACTTCATATTTCAGCATTTATAGATACTTGGTTGGCATCTTTTTTAATGAGTGGTTCAATCTCATATCTTTATTATGCAAATAGAATTTTTCAACTTCCCCTTGCTATTTTTGCAATAGCAACTTCAATAGCCCTATTTCCAATGGTAGCCAGAGCTATTAAAAATAAAAATGAAGATGTTGCATTAAGATTAATGAAAAAATCAGCGTTAATTTTATTTGGTTTATTATCAATTTCTGCATTTATTGGTATAACTTTTAATGAATTTATTATAAAACTTCTTTTTGAAAGAGGAGAATTTACAAGCACTGATACTCAAAATACAGCTTTAATTTTAACTATGTATTTAATTGGATTATTACCATTTGGTCTTGCAAAGATTTTTTCCCTTTGGCTTTATGCAAAAGAACAACAATTTTTAACTGCAAAAATATCAATGTACAGTTTAAGTTGTAATATTGTTTTTTCTTTAATTCTAATCAAACCTTATGGAGCAGCTGGACTTGCATTTGCAGGGACAATTGGTGGATTTGTATTATTCTTTTTGACACTAAAAGCTTTTGGTTTTAAAAAATTTATAGAGATGTTTACAAAATAA
- a CDS encoding ABC transporter ATP-binding protein, which produces MRNFFKQYSPYYKNYKLFFFYSFIGIILVSASTSGTAYAIQPLLDDIFINKDKEMLHLMPFIIIGLYAAKGFGRYIQVYCISFIGQDITRIVRDKLFSHVLTLDMDFFQKKHGGELVSRITNDINRIQQAVSNSVAEFISESLTIVGLVGLVIYHSPELAFYGLIVLPLAIYPLSLLAKRMKKLSFKSQESNSDITTSLNESFNNIEIIKANSSEKIETTKFSIHNMIFFKYNMKALKTNELTSPLMEIIGSFAFAAVIIVGGSKVISGEITTGTFSSFIAALFMLYTPIKKLSSLYNKMQDALAANERINDMFAQKATIKSGELIFPKNIQTINFKDVLLKYDDFTALKNINLEAKKGETIALVGDSGGGKSSLINLIIRFYDTTSGNILLNDTSIKDFDIKSLRENISIVTQRVYIFNDTIAANVAYGYEIDEIRVIEVLKQAHAYDFVLKMKKGVNTVLDEFGTNLSGGQRQRIAIARALYKNPQILILDEATSALDNESESIISEVIQEVSQDKITFIIAHRLSTIKNANKIAVFKAGEIVCMGEEKELLNSCKEYQRLYNLANI; this is translated from the coding sequence ATGAGAAACTTTTTTAAACAATATTCACCCTATTATAAAAATTATAAATTATTCTTTTTTTACTCATTTATAGGAATTATTTTAGTTTCAGCTTCAACATCAGGAACTGCATACGCAATTCAACCTTTACTTGATGACATTTTTATAAATAAAGACAAAGAGATGCTTCATTTGATGCCATTTATTATAATTGGACTTTATGCAGCAAAAGGTTTTGGAAGATATATCCAAGTTTACTGCATATCATTTATTGGTCAAGATATTACAAGAATAGTAAGAGACAAACTTTTTTCTCATGTTTTAACATTAGATATGGATTTTTTTCAAAAAAAACATGGTGGTGAACTTGTAAGTAGAATTACAAATGATATAAATAGAATTCAACAAGCTGTTTCAAATAGTGTTGCAGAATTTATTAGTGAATCTTTAACAATTGTTGGACTTGTTGGATTAGTAATTTATCACTCACCAGAACTTGCATTTTATGGTTTAATTGTTTTACCACTTGCTATTTACCCTCTTTCTTTATTAGCAAAAAGAATGAAAAAATTATCTTTTAAATCTCAAGAAAGTAACTCTGATATTACAACATCACTTAATGAATCTTTTAACAATATTGAAATAATAAAAGCAAATTCTAGTGAAAAAATTGAAACAACTAAATTTTCAATTCATAATATGATTTTTTTCAAATACAATATGAAAGCTTTAAAAACAAATGAATTAACTTCTCCATTAATGGAAATAATAGGTTCATTTGCTTTTGCTGCTGTTATAATTGTAGGTGGTTCAAAAGTAATTTCAGGAGAAATAACTACAGGAACATTTAGTTCATTTATTGCTGCACTTTTTATGTTATATACTCCAATAAAAAAACTATCTTCTTTATACAATAAAATGCAAGATGCGCTTGCAGCAAATGAAAGAATCAATGATATGTTTGCTCAAAAAGCAACAATAAAATCAGGAGAATTAATTTTCCCAAAAAATATTCAAACTATAAATTTTAAAGATGTTTTATTAAAATATGATGATTTTACAGCATTAAAAAACATAAATTTAGAAGCTAAAAAAGGTGAAACAATTGCTTTAGTTGGAGATAGTGGCGGTGGAAAATCTTCTTTAATAAATCTAATCATTAGATTTTATGATACAACAAGTGGAAATATTTTATTAAATGATACTTCAATAAAAGATTTTGATATAAAATCTTTAAGAGAAAATATTTCAATAGTAACTCAAAGAGTTTATATTTTTAATGACACAATAGCAGCAAATGTGGCTTATGGTTATGAAATAGATGAGATAAGAGTTATTGAAGTTTTAAAACAAGCCCATGCTTATGATTTTGTCCTTAAAATGAAAAAAGGCGTAAATACAGTTTTAGATGAATTTGGAACAAATTTAAGTGGAGGACAAAGACAAAGAATTGCAATTGCTAGGGCTTTATATAAAAATCCACAAATTTTAATCCTTGATGAAGCAACATCAGCATTAGACAATGAAAGTGAATCAATCATAAGTGAAGTAATTCAAGAAGTAAGCCAAGATAAAATAACTTTTATAATAGCTCATAGATTAAGTACAATTAAAAATGCAAATAAAATAGCTGTTTTTAAAGCTGGAGAAATTGTTTGTATGGGAGAAGAAAAAGAACTATTAAACTCATGTAAAGAGTATCAAAGATTATATAATCTTGCAAATATTTGA
- a CDS encoding quinone-dependent dihydroorotate dehydrogenase: MISYETLKKILFKFEPETAHNIAEYGLKVLGKCRIAKAYMEKKNYISNPKLTQEVFGVRFENPVGLAAGFDKNATMIKAMKSLGFGFTEIGTMTPKPQDGNPKPRMFRYPEQKSVQNAMGFNNKGAHEVLKNLKKVYPFSIPVGANIGKNKFTPEEFALSDYKSLIKKFEANSDYLVINISSPNTPNLRDLQNEKFITELFTMAKELTAKPILLKIAPDMEVAMAINLCNSAINAGAAGIIATNTTIDYSLVPNCQNFGGLSGACLTEKSANLFKELARELFGKTILISVGGISNSEQAYERIKNGATLVQTYSGMIFEGPSMVRKINEGILELMAKDGYENISQAIGANLK, from the coding sequence TTGATCAGCTACGAAACACTAAAAAAAATCTTATTTAAGTTTGAACCAGAAACTGCACACAATATTGCAGAATATGGTTTAAAAGTTTTAGGAAAATGTAGAATTGCAAAAGCATATATGGAAAAGAAAAACTATATTTCAAATCCTAAATTAACTCAAGAAGTTTTTGGTGTAAGATTCGAAAATCCAGTTGGATTAGCTGCTGGTTTTGACAAAAATGCAACGATGATTAAAGCTATGAAATCTTTAGGATTTGGATTCACAGAAATTGGAACTATGACTCCAAAACCTCAAGATGGAAATCCAAAACCTAGAATGTTTAGATACCCTGAACAAAAATCAGTTCAAAATGCAATGGGTTTTAATAACAAAGGTGCACATGAAGTTTTAAAAAACTTAAAAAAAGTTTATCCATTTTCTATTCCAGTTGGTGCAAATATTGGAAAAAATAAATTTACTCCTGAAGAGTTTGCACTAAGTGATTATAAAAGTTTAATCAAAAAGTTTGAAGCAAATAGTGATTATTTAGTAATAAATATTTCAAGTCCTAATACTCCAAATTTAAGAGATTTACAAAATGAAAAATTCATAACTGAACTTTTCACAATGGCAAAAGAGCTTACAGCAAAACCAATTTTACTAAAAATTGCTCCTGATATGGAAGTTGCAATGGCAATAAATTTGTGTAATAGTGCAATAAATGCAGGAGCTGCAGGAATAATTGCAACAAATACTACGATTGATTATTCACTTGTTCCAAATTGTCAAAATTTTGGAGGACTTTCAGGAGCTTGTTTGACTGAAAAATCTGCTAATTTATTTAAAGAACTAGCAAGAGAATTATTTGGAAAAACTATTTTAATTTCTGTTGGTGGAATATCAAATAGTGAACAAGCTTATGAAAGAATTAAAAATGGTGCAACACTTGTACAAACATATTCGGGAATGATTTTTGAAGGACCTTCGATGGTTCGAAAAATAAATGAAGGGATTTTAGAACTAATGGCAAAAGATGGATATGAAAATATTTCACAAGCTATTGGAGCTAATTTAAAATAA